A portion of the Croceicoccus marinus genome contains these proteins:
- a CDS encoding DUF305 domain-containing protein — protein sequence MKKRLDARQITATCLLMTMSACDRTGAQNGGDPSEAISHDLGPFFRAETAMYDSMRAAIGTSSGDNWVRMMIAHHEGGAALSRVLLQENPSPEIRALAMHTVRAQERAVRELEKLLRDGPTDVESALVFLRPIQKMHDATTGVFGPGVSRVWLRKMIEHHRGAIEMSNVLLKQPGVPRDTANAVRKLRNEQVKEMKVLERAREGLEA from the coding sequence ATGAAGAAACGACTGGACGCGCGGCAGATCACGGCAACTTGCTTGTTGATGACAATGTCGGCTTGTGACCGCACGGGGGCCCAGAACGGCGGCGATCCCTCCGAGGCCATTTCACATGATCTTGGGCCATTCTTCCGGGCCGAAACCGCCATGTACGACAGCATGAGAGCCGCCATCGGAACGAGCTCGGGCGACAATTGGGTAAGAATGATGATTGCGCACCACGAGGGCGGAGCGGCACTGTCGCGGGTGCTTCTTCAGGAAAATCCATCTCCTGAAATCCGGGCTCTGGCAATGCACACGGTGCGAGCGCAGGAACGGGCGGTCCGCGAGCTCGAGAAGCTGCTACGCGACGGGCCCACAGATGTCGAGAGCGCGCTGGTCTTTCTGCGGCCGATACAAAAAATGCACGATGCAACCACAGGCGTTTTCGGTCCCGGTGTGTCCAGGGTCTGGTTGAGGAAGATGATCGAACATCATCGCGGCGCGATAGAAATGTCCAATGTCCTGCTGAAGCAACCCGGCGTTCCTAGAGACACTGCCAATGCGGTCCGAAAGCTCAGGAACGAGCAGGTTAAGGAGATGAAGGTGCTCGAGCGTGCGCGGGAGGGGCTAGAAGCTTAG
- a CDS encoding phosphoglycerate kinase, whose amino-acid sequence MLGPSSASSLRTLDDIDFGGKTAIVRVDLNVPVEDGVVADATRIERIIPTLRELIAKDAKVVLLSHLGRPKGKVVADMSLEPVAGALEKAMGRPVRFVATNWRDGHAREAVKAAAPGDLLLMENTRFHPGEETNDPELVAQFANLGDIYVNDAFSSAHRAHASTEGIAHVLPAVAGRALQAEIKSLSLVLENPDRPVFALVGGAKVSTKLDLLVNLVAKMQAIGIGGAMANTFLAAQDRPIGRSMAEREMLDNAREVIHRANEAGCTIFLPIDVVVATEFTAGAVSRTVSVERVGADEMILDVGPATVALLEKALKHMRTVVWNGPVGAFEVPPFDQGTVALAGAIADLADAGRLRAVAGGGDTAAALNHAGVADRFSYVSSAGGAFLEWLEGKALPGVVALRR is encoded by the coding sequence ATGCTCGGGCCCTCCTCTGCCTCATCCTTGCGGACACTCGATGATATCGACTTTGGCGGCAAGACCGCCATCGTCAGGGTCGACCTCAATGTGCCCGTCGAAGACGGGGTCGTGGCCGACGCCACCCGGATCGAGCGCATTATCCCTACGCTTCGCGAACTGATCGCGAAGGACGCGAAAGTTGTCCTCCTTTCTCACCTGGGTCGTCCGAAGGGAAAGGTGGTTGCCGATATGAGTCTCGAGCCCGTCGCGGGCGCGCTGGAGAAAGCGATGGGCAGGCCGGTTCGTTTCGTCGCGACGAACTGGCGCGATGGCCATGCGAGAGAGGCCGTCAAAGCCGCGGCGCCGGGCGATCTACTGCTCATGGAAAACACGCGGTTCCATCCGGGTGAGGAGACCAACGATCCAGAGCTGGTCGCGCAGTTCGCAAACCTGGGCGACATATACGTAAACGACGCATTTTCCTCAGCGCATCGTGCTCATGCATCGACGGAGGGCATCGCGCACGTGCTGCCGGCGGTGGCAGGGCGCGCTCTGCAGGCTGAGATCAAGTCGCTGAGCCTGGTTCTCGAAAACCCGGATCGCCCGGTGTTCGCGCTTGTCGGCGGAGCCAAGGTTTCCACCAAGCTCGATCTCCTCGTCAATTTGGTCGCCAAGATGCAGGCCATCGGCATTGGGGGTGCGATGGCCAACACGTTTCTGGCTGCCCAGGACCGGCCAATAGGCAGATCGATGGCCGAACGCGAAATGCTGGACAATGCCCGTGAGGTTATCCACCGTGCTAACGAGGCCGGTTGCACGATTTTCCTGCCGATCGACGTGGTCGTAGCCACCGAGTTTACCGCCGGCGCCGTCTCGCGTACGGTTTCGGTTGAGCGGGTCGGCGCAGACGAAATGATCCTCGACGTCGGTCCCGCGACAGTAGCGCTTCTTGAGAAGGCGCTGAAGCACATGCGGACCGTCGTCTGGAATGGTCCGGTTGGAGCGTTCGAGGTTCCGCCCTTCGACCAGGGAACGGTAGCCCTTGCCGGGGCGATCGCCGATTTGGCAGATGCCGGGCGCCTCCGAGCAGTCGCGGGCGGGGGTGACACGGCCGCAGCGCTCAACCACGCGGGCGTTGCCGACCGGTTCAGTTACGTGTCGAGCGCAGGTGGGGCGTTCCTCGAATGGTTAGAGGGCAAGGCTTTGCCCGGCGTCGTGGCGCTGCGAAGATGA
- a CDS encoding glycoside hydrolase family 65 protein has protein sequence MASWTLAYEGFDPDQEALREALCTLGNGYFATRGAVEESDADETHYPGTYLAGGYNRLVTDIAGRPVENEDLVNLPNWLPLTFRPEGGEWLNLPSTQILVYRQELDLEQGVLRRVMRVRDREGRETRLTARRLVHMGSPHLAAIEWTLAPDNWSGGIEVLSALDGRVTNSGVTRYRQLDGKHLIPLIAEEFGEDGLLLVAETSQSRIRIAEAAQTHAYSNNERIKSERQFRQDHGYAAHALSFEVAEGSPVTIEKIVALHTSRDRAISSPEQAARNTLRKSGRFAALLEDHTRAWSHLWRRCDIVMEGAQRTQMILRLHIFHLLQTVSPHSVDLDAGVPARGLHGEAYRGHIFWDELFIFPFFNLRIPEITRALLCYRHRRLPMARWLAHESGYRGAMYPWQSGSDGREETQTLHLNPKSGRWLPDNSHLQRHVNAAIAYNVWRYYQATGDHEFLSFYGAEMLFEIARFWASIAVFNPIRGRYEIRGVMGPDEFHDSYPWSDTPGLDNNAYTNVMAAWVLGRALEARNHLDAERRTELDESLGLSAEDLVAWDEISRKLMVPFHEGVISQFEGYERLLEFEWEAYRERYGDIRRLDRILEAEGDTVNRYKASKQADVLMLFYLFSSDELGHLFNRLGYSFEKELIPRTVDYYLRRTSNGSTLSGIVHSWVLARSDRAESWMQLKDALESDIADVQGGTTPEGIHLGAMAGTVDLIQRGQTGLEIRDDTLRLDPCLPHELQGLSFRIRHRGQWLDVEIKGGRITVSASESWDGPSRLVIGGKSYPLGAGEVRQVACHYPQRGDDRAEGG, from the coding sequence GTGGCTAGCTGGACCCTTGCCTATGAAGGCTTCGACCCGGACCAGGAAGCCTTGCGCGAGGCGCTGTGCACGCTCGGCAACGGCTATTTCGCAACCCGTGGCGCGGTGGAAGAGAGCGATGCGGACGAAACCCACTATCCCGGCACGTACCTGGCGGGCGGATACAATCGTCTGGTGACGGATATTGCCGGGCGGCCGGTTGAAAACGAGGATCTCGTCAACCTGCCGAACTGGCTCCCGCTCACCTTCCGGCCGGAGGGTGGCGAGTGGCTCAATCTGCCCAGCACCCAGATCCTTGTCTACCGCCAGGAACTGGACCTGGAACAAGGCGTGCTCCGGCGCGTAATGCGCGTGCGCGACCGCGAAGGGAGGGAAACGCGTCTCACCGCCCGCCGTCTCGTCCACATGGGTTCGCCCCACCTTGCCGCGATAGAATGGACGCTTGCACCAGACAACTGGTCGGGGGGCATCGAAGTGCTGTCCGCCCTCGACGGACGAGTGACCAACAGCGGCGTTACGCGCTACCGCCAGCTCGATGGCAAGCACCTCATCCCATTGATCGCCGAGGAATTCGGTGAGGATGGTCTTCTTCTCGTCGCTGAGACCAGCCAGTCGCGTATCCGGATCGCCGAGGCGGCCCAAACTCACGCTTACAGCAACAACGAAAGAATAAAAAGCGAGCGCCAGTTCCGGCAGGATCACGGTTATGCCGCTCACGCGCTCTCGTTCGAGGTGGCGGAAGGAAGCCCCGTCACGATTGAAAAGATCGTCGCGCTACACACCTCGCGTGACCGGGCTATTTCGAGTCCCGAGCAGGCGGCACGGAACACGCTGCGCAAGTCGGGCCGCTTTGCGGCGCTGCTCGAGGATCACACCCGCGCCTGGTCGCATCTGTGGCGCCGCTGCGACATCGTTATGGAGGGAGCACAGCGCACGCAGATGATCCTGCGGCTGCACATCTTCCATTTGTTGCAGACCGTTTCACCGCACAGCGTCGATCTCGACGCCGGTGTGCCCGCGCGCGGGCTTCATGGCGAGGCATATCGCGGTCATATCTTCTGGGACGAACTCTTCATCTTCCCTTTCTTCAACCTGCGCATCCCCGAGATCACGCGCGCGCTGCTGTGCTACCGTCATCGCAGGTTGCCCATGGCACGGTGGCTGGCGCATGAGAGCGGATACCGCGGCGCCATGTACCCGTGGCAGAGCGGCAGCGACGGGCGGGAGGAGACGCAGACGCTCCATCTCAACCCCAAATCCGGCCGCTGGTTGCCCGACAACTCGCACCTGCAACGCCACGTCAATGCCGCCATCGCGTACAATGTCTGGCGCTATTACCAGGCGACGGGAGATCACGAGTTCCTGTCGTTTTACGGCGCGGAAATGCTATTCGAGATCGCTCGATTCTGGGCGAGCATAGCAGTCTTCAACCCAATTCGCGGCCGATACGAAATTCGCGGCGTAATGGGCCCGGACGAATTCCACGATAGCTATCCCTGGTCGGATACGCCCGGACTCGACAACAACGCCTACACCAATGTCATGGCAGCCTGGGTGCTCGGTCGCGCATTGGAGGCCCGCAATCACCTCGATGCTGAACGGCGAACCGAACTCGACGAATCGCTCGGTCTCAGCGCGGAGGACCTCGTCGCCTGGGATGAGATCAGCCGCAAGCTGATGGTACCGTTCCACGAAGGAGTGATCAGCCAGTTCGAAGGTTATGAAAGGCTGCTGGAGTTCGAGTGGGAGGCTTACCGAGAGAGGTACGGAGACATTCGCCGGCTCGATCGCATCCTTGAGGCCGAGGGAGACACCGTCAATCGCTACAAGGCATCAAAGCAGGCCGACGTGCTGATGCTGTTTTATCTCTTTTCATCCGACGAACTGGGACATCTGTTTAACCGTCTTGGCTATAGCTTTGAGAAAGAGCTGATCCCGCGAACTGTCGATTATTATCTGCGACGAACCTCCAACGGCTCGACGCTGAGCGGGATTGTGCATTCCTGGGTTCTGGCCCGATCGGACCGAGCGGAATCCTGGATGCAGCTGAAAGACGCGCTGGAGAGTGACATTGCCGATGTTCAGGGAGGTACGACCCCAGAGGGCATTCATCTTGGTGCCATGGCCGGCACGGTTGATCTGATCCAGCGCGGGCAGACCGGACTGGAAATTCGCGATGACACGCTGCGGCTCGACCCTTGCCTTCCGCACGAGCTGCAAGGTCTGAGCTTTCGCATTCGCCACCGCGGTCAATGGCTCGATGTCGAGATCAAAGGCGGCCGCATCACCGTGTCTGCATCCGAGAGCTGGGATGGACCGAGCCGGCTTGTGATTGGCGGCAAAAGCTACCCTCTGGGCGCGGGCGAAGTCCGTCAGGTCGCTTGCCATTACCCACAGCGTGGTGATGATCGGGCTGAAGGCGGCTAA
- a CDS encoding zinc-binding dehydrogenase: protein MAKMKAAVFVEPGRIVLDEKPIPEVGALDALVRITTTTICGTDVHILKGEYPVAPGLTVGHEPVGIIEKLGSAVTGYHEGQRVIAGAISPSGHSNACLAGFHSQDGPDARHGWKSIGGWKLGNTIDGCQAEYVLVPDAMANLAPVPDGLTDEQVLMCPDIMSTGFGGAERGGVRIGDTVAVFAQGPIGLCAAAGAKLAGATLVIGVDRLPARLQTAKALGIDAVVDAGTVDPVDEILRLTDGRGVDVAIEALGSQATFEACLRVLRPGGTLSSLGVYSADINVPLDAFAAGLGDLSIVTTLCPGGKERMRRLINVLAAGRVDLRPMVTHRYKLDDIEAAYELFAHQRDGVLKVAITP from the coding sequence ATGGCGAAGATGAAGGCAGCGGTGTTCGTGGAGCCGGGGCGGATTGTGCTCGATGAGAAGCCGATTCCGGAAGTCGGGGCACTCGATGCGCTTGTGCGGATCACCACTACCACCATCTGCGGCACCGACGTGCACATTCTGAAAGGCGAATATCCGGTTGCCCCCGGCCTTACCGTTGGACACGAGCCGGTCGGGATTATCGAAAAGCTGGGCTCGGCCGTCACCGGGTACCACGAGGGTCAGCGGGTGATCGCAGGCGCGATCTCACCCAGTGGCCACAGCAACGCCTGTCTTGCCGGCTTTCATTCGCAAGACGGACCGGACGCTCGCCATGGCTGGAAATCGATCGGCGGATGGAAGCTCGGTAACACGATCGACGGCTGCCAGGCGGAGTATGTGCTGGTTCCGGACGCCATGGCTAACCTCGCCCCTGTCCCCGACGGTCTGACGGACGAGCAGGTGTTGATGTGCCCGGATATCATGTCGACGGGCTTTGGAGGGGCAGAGCGAGGCGGCGTCCGGATCGGCGATACCGTCGCGGTATTCGCGCAGGGGCCTATTGGCCTCTGCGCTGCGGCCGGCGCGAAGCTTGCCGGGGCAACCCTCGTCATTGGGGTCGATCGTTTGCCCGCACGTCTCCAGACCGCGAAAGCGCTGGGTATTGATGCCGTGGTGGACGCCGGCACCGTCGATCCTGTGGACGAGATACTGCGCCTGACCGACGGGCGGGGGGTGGACGTCGCGATCGAGGCGCTTGGAAGCCAGGCAACATTCGAGGCATGCCTGAGGGTGCTGCGCCCAGGTGGAACGCTTTCGAGTCTTGGCGTCTATTCCGCGGATATAAATGTCCCGCTGGATGCGTTTGCCGCCGGGCTTGGCGATCTCAGCATCGTAACGACGCTGTGTCCGGGCGGAAAGGAACGCATGCGCCGACTCATCAACGTCCTGGCGGCGGGGAGGGTAGACCTCCGGCCCATGGTTACCCATCGCTACAAGCTCGACGACATCGAAGCAGCCTATGAACTCTTCGCCCACCAGCGTGACGGCGTACTCAAGGTGGCCATCACACCTTAA
- a CDS encoding sensor histidine kinase, giving the protein MVGGSHPASAASGSDILALIGDGVVSTDGSGRILLFNRAAEEIFGYEADEILGETVEILLPRRFRARHVSDVKAFAADSEATRRIMGHRREVLGQRKNGEEFPVEATLSRHVLSGNTTLTVVIRDVSERRHLEQQLETRNRELAANESRLRLALEGGRMGTWEWNLQNNELVGDDALRHLWGLSEQERLNVDDAFARVHPEDLPGLRRVLDNAIARTEEFTGEFRTRDREGSSRWVAARGTVLRGGAGEAKTLVGVSFDVSERRELDEQRRLLAAELNHRMKNMMALVQSVVSLSSRGTQSVDAYKQALQGRLGAVAKSLHLTQGGESGTTLLDQLLRELEPFRNAHGTNIVLAGPTVPLDAKTGLSVGLVLHELATNAAKYGALSRATGTVSVEWALEDSDRGCWLTLEWRESGGPPVSPPTHRGFGSTLIETTLTRSLRGKVEIDYLPQGLLCRMALPLENKEERLSL; this is encoded by the coding sequence ATGGTCGGCGGAAGCCATCCTGCATCAGCAGCTTCAGGATCGGATATTCTTGCGCTGATTGGCGATGGTGTCGTCAGCACAGACGGAAGCGGACGCATCCTGCTTTTCAACCGTGCAGCTGAAGAGATTTTCGGCTACGAGGCTGACGAGATACTTGGCGAAACGGTCGAGATCCTTCTTCCTCGTCGCTTTCGTGCGAGACATGTCAGCGACGTGAAGGCGTTCGCGGCGGATTCGGAGGCGACCCGTCGCATCATGGGGCATCGCAGGGAAGTGCTCGGGCAACGCAAGAATGGCGAAGAATTCCCCGTCGAAGCCACGCTATCCCGGCATGTGCTCAGTGGGAACACCACCCTCACGGTCGTGATCCGAGACGTCTCGGAGCGCAGGCATCTTGAGCAGCAACTCGAAACGCGTAACCGCGAGCTTGCAGCGAACGAAAGCCGCCTGCGCCTGGCGCTTGAGGGCGGGCGCATGGGTACGTGGGAGTGGAACCTCCAGAACAATGAACTCGTGGGCGACGACGCCTTGCGGCACCTATGGGGGTTGAGCGAACAGGAACGGCTCAATGTCGATGATGCTTTTGCGAGGGTTCACCCGGAGGATCTACCCGGGCTGCGCCGGGTGCTCGATAACGCCATTGCCAGGACCGAAGAGTTTACAGGTGAATTCCGGACTCGCGATCGGGAGGGATCATCCCGCTGGGTAGCCGCGCGGGGCACGGTCTTGCGCGGAGGGGCAGGAGAAGCCAAGACCCTTGTTGGCGTCTCCTTCGATGTGAGCGAGCGGCGTGAGCTTGACGAACAGCGACGCCTGCTCGCCGCCGAGCTGAATCACCGCATGAAGAACATGATGGCGTTGGTTCAATCCGTCGTGAGTCTTTCCTCCCGTGGCACCCAATCCGTGGACGCTTACAAGCAGGCGCTGCAGGGGAGACTTGGCGCGGTCGCCAAGAGCCTGCACCTGACGCAAGGCGGCGAGAGCGGCACCACTCTGCTTGATCAGCTCCTTCGCGAGTTGGAGCCTTTCCGGAACGCGCATGGCACCAACATTGTGCTCGCAGGCCCAACTGTCCCACTTGATGCGAAGACAGGTCTTTCAGTCGGGTTGGTTCTCCACGAATTGGCTACCAATGCTGCGAAATACGGGGCCCTGAGCCGGGCGACAGGGACCGTCTCGGTAGAATGGGCCCTTGAGGACAGTGATCGAGGCTGTTGGCTGACGCTGGAATGGAGAGAGAGCGGCGGACCGCCCGTATCTCCGCCAACGCACCGCGGTTTTGGCAGTACCCTGATCGAGACAACGCTTACGCGATCTTTGCGCGGGAAAGTTGAAATAGACTATCTTCCCCAGGGATTGCTCTGCCGTATGGCCTTGCCGCTTGAGAACAAAGAGGAACGGTTGAGCCTCTGA
- a CDS encoding DUF302 domain-containing protein: MSYYSAKTIEAGDIEAAHERVKAALQEQGFGILTEINLQATLKEKIGADFRPYRILGACNPSLAHKALQAEDKIGTMLPCNVIIQQVAAEVFEVAAVDPVASMQAVENEALAEVATDVRDKLKAVIAAL, translated from the coding sequence GTGAGCTATTATTCTGCCAAGACCATCGAAGCCGGAGACATCGAAGCCGCGCACGAGCGCGTGAAGGCCGCGCTGCAAGAACAAGGGTTCGGTATTCTCACTGAGATCAACCTGCAGGCAACTCTAAAGGAAAAGATCGGCGCGGACTTCCGGCCCTACCGTATTCTGGGCGCATGCAATCCAAGCCTGGCGCACAAGGCATTGCAGGCCGAGGACAAGATCGGAACCATGCTGCCCTGCAACGTCATTATCCAGCAGGTTGCTGCCGAAGTGTTCGAAGTCGCTGCGGTCGATCCGGTCGCCTCGATGCAAGCGGTCGAAAACGAGGCGCTAGCAGAGGTCGCTACGGATGTGAGGGATAAATTGAAAGCGGTGATAGCGGCGCTCTGA
- a CDS encoding copper resistance system multicopper oxidase, producing MTSIDRRKFLAAGSVSLGALGIAAAMPAWARGAMGGTLARRGSDVLSGEHLSLTVADAVFETGTRHGPAVTVNGTIPGPLLRLREGQNLVVDLLNNSSEDTSVHWHGMLVPFLMDGVPGVSMAGLKPGDRFRYEFPVRQAGTYWWHAHTLQEPMGHYGPIIIDPAEPEPFAYDRDYVLMLSDWSPMNPHTIMKKLKVADAYFNYNKTTATDNYPLSGAARRMWARMRMMPTDISDVTGSTYSFLVNGYGPEDGLEFAYRPGERIRLRIINGAAMTYFNVRIPGLPMTVVAADGQNVRPFEVDEFQIGNAETYDVIIEPRDGDAFAFIAEAMDRTGMGLAMFAARPGARASLPELRAPPLLTMADMGMSGMEPGSMDHEGVGGAQPAPMGAMTMDGMSMRDTSRLPADVKVGPGLDMVAMNPVDRMGYPGTGLDKVAHRVLTYKDLVAAKPNRDQRQPSRSVEIHLTGNMERYMWSFDGKKFSAVTDDPIRFAFNERVRVRLVNDTMMAHPIHLHGHFFELVNGHDGFQPLKHTLTVQPGSSATFDLTADEPGDWAFHCHLIYHMHNGMFQVVTVRPLNGEVGQ from the coding sequence ATGACATCAATTGATCGACGAAAGTTTTTGGCCGCAGGCAGCGTCTCGCTCGGTGCCCTGGGTATCGCGGCTGCCATGCCAGCTTGGGCGCGCGGAGCGATGGGGGGAACTCTTGCGCGTCGCGGTAGCGATGTCCTGTCGGGAGAACATCTAAGCCTGACAGTGGCCGACGCCGTTTTCGAGACGGGGACTCGTCATGGTCCCGCTGTCACGGTCAATGGAACGATCCCGGGACCGTTGTTGCGTCTGAGAGAGGGACAGAACCTCGTCGTCGATTTGCTCAACAACAGCTCGGAAGATACCTCGGTCCACTGGCATGGCATGCTGGTTCCATTCCTCATGGACGGTGTTCCGGGCGTATCGATGGCCGGCCTCAAGCCCGGCGACCGCTTCCGCTACGAATTCCCGGTCCGGCAGGCAGGGACCTACTGGTGGCACGCGCACACGTTGCAGGAGCCAATGGGACATTACGGCCCCATCATCATCGATCCGGCCGAGCCTGAGCCTTTCGCCTATGATCGTGACTACGTCCTCATGCTCTCGGACTGGTCGCCGATGAACCCGCATACGATCATGAAAAAGCTCAAGGTGGCCGACGCCTATTTCAACTACAACAAAACCACTGCGACCGACAATTATCCGCTGAGCGGTGCGGCGCGCAGGATGTGGGCGCGCATGCGGATGATGCCGACCGACATCTCTGATGTCACCGGGTCGACCTACAGCTTCCTCGTCAACGGATATGGTCCCGAGGACGGGCTGGAATTTGCCTATCGCCCGGGGGAACGAATCCGCCTCAGAATCATCAACGGCGCCGCGATGACCTATTTTAACGTGCGGATTCCCGGATTGCCGATGACAGTTGTCGCCGCAGACGGGCAGAATGTCCGCCCCTTCGAGGTTGACGAGTTCCAGATTGGCAACGCGGAAACATACGATGTCATCATTGAGCCGAGAGATGGCGATGCCTTTGCCTTTATCGCCGAAGCGATGGATCGCACCGGGATGGGGCTGGCCATGTTCGCGGCCCGACCGGGCGCGCGCGCTTCCCTCCCTGAACTGCGCGCGCCGCCGCTGCTGACAATGGCCGATATGGGCATGAGCGGCATGGAACCTGGCTCGATGGACCATGAAGGCGTGGGAGGCGCACAGCCTGCGCCAATGGGTGCGATGACGATGGACGGAATGAGCATGCGCGACACATCGAGGTTGCCAGCCGACGTAAAGGTCGGTCCGGGGCTTGACATGGTGGCGATGAATCCGGTCGACCGCATGGGCTATCCCGGTACCGGGCTCGATAAGGTCGCTCACCGCGTGCTGACGTACAAGGACCTGGTCGCGGCCAAGCCGAACAGGGATCAGCGCCAGCCCTCGCGCTCGGTCGAGATTCATCTGACCGGTAACATGGAGCGCTACATGTGGTCGTTTGACGGAAAGAAGTTTTCTGCCGTCACCGATGACCCCATTCGCTTCGCGTTCAACGAACGCGTCCGTGTGCGTCTGGTGAACGACACGATGATGGCGCATCCCATTCACCTGCACGGCCATTTCTTCGAACTGGTGAATGGCCACGACGGTTTTCAGCCCCTCAAGCATACGCTTACGGTCCAGCCAGGAAGCAGTGCAACTTTTGATCTGACTGCCGATGAGCCTGGCGACTGGGCATTCCATTGCCACCTTATCTACCACATGCACAACGGCATGTTTCAGGTCGTCACCGTCCGCCCCCTGAACGGGGAGGTTGGGCAATGA
- a CDS encoding copper resistance protein B, which yields MRTGAFILLLASAAPAYAQEHAAHQPHEVQADAPDKAPPQSAHPEQESEIQAATALPPMDHGSMDHQQPGEPGGMDSGAVGHDPAGAMEMDGAIDHSAHGAMDKVAGIPEAPPPPEAFSGPAYAADAFVGSQTMAASRAAVARVVSGLPVFWFMADRAEYRVRQGKDGYLWDVQGYYGGDIDKFWFKSEGEGVFSENPESAEVQALWSHAIGPWWDLQAGVRQDLAGPDRTHAVVGVQGLAPYLFEVDAAAFVSNKGDVTARIEGELDQRITQRLILQPRAEIGLSAQDIPELGIGAGVDRIEAGLRLRYEFVREFAPYVGIDQEWRLGQSADYARAAGEDPSVTSFVVGVRLWF from the coding sequence ATGAGGACTGGAGCGTTCATTCTTCTGCTGGCTTCGGCTGCTCCTGCATACGCACAAGAGCATGCGGCGCACCAACCCCACGAAGTGCAAGCAGATGCACCAGATAAGGCGCCGCCGCAGTCGGCGCATCCCGAGCAGGAAAGCGAAATCCAGGCAGCCACAGCGCTGCCGCCGATGGATCACGGGTCGATGGATCATCAGCAGCCAGGCGAGCCGGGAGGAATGGATTCCGGCGCCGTTGGCCACGATCCTGCGGGAGCCATGGAGATGGACGGCGCCATAGATCACTCGGCTCATGGCGCGATGGATAAAGTTGCGGGAATCCCGGAAGCTCCGCCGCCGCCGGAGGCCTTTTCTGGCCCTGCCTATGCGGCCGACGCCTTCGTCGGTTCCCAAACCATGGCAGCTTCGCGCGCAGCCGTGGCGCGCGTGGTCAGCGGCCTGCCCGTCTTCTGGTTCATGGCTGACCGGGCGGAATATCGCGTGCGCCAGGGCAAAGACGGATATTTGTGGGATGTTCAAGGCTATTACGGCGGCGATATCGACAAGTTCTGGTTCAAGAGCGAAGGTGAGGGCGTTTTCAGCGAGAATCCGGAATCAGCTGAAGTCCAAGCGCTCTGGAGCCACGCAATTGGCCCATGGTGGGATCTGCAAGCGGGTGTCCGGCAAGATCTGGCCGGTCCCGACCGGACGCATGCAGTCGTTGGCGTCCAGGGGCTTGCCCCCTACCTTTTCGAAGTCGATGCGGCCGCCTTCGTTTCCAACAAGGGTGATGTCACCGCGCGGATCGAGGGCGAACTTGACCAGCGTATCACCCAGCGGCTGATCCTGCAGCCGCGCGCGGAGATAGGCCTTTCGGCACAGGACATTCCAGAGCTCGGGATAGGCGCCGGCGTCGACCGGATCGAGGCCGGCTTGCGCTTGCGATACGAGTTCGTGCGCGAATTTGCACCCTATGTCGGGATCGATCAGGAGTGGCGGCTTGGCCAAAGCGCCGATTATGCCAGGGCTGCCGGAGAGGATCCGAGCGTGACCAGTTTCGTCGTTGGCGTGCGTCTATGGTTCTGA